In the genome of Plutella xylostella chromosome 6, ilPluXylo3.1, whole genome shotgun sequence, the window ACATACTCGTAGACAGAAATACATGACGAGTATATcgatgtaggtaggtatattgtttcTCTTTTCGGCTACCGAACCAGAAAAGGAGGAACCACAGGTGCGACGTACTAGCCtagtaaaagtttataaaacaGTAAGATGATATACTGTTTTTTCCTAGGTTATCCACCTACATGTAAGTAGTAGTAAGTACCGGTGTCAATCTTGAAAATATGCAATATGGAACTGATATAGCTTCATCAGCCAACTAATGAGTTATTTTTAGAGATCTTATTTTAGTGTGTTACGTCACAGTTATTTTGAAATGTAAGCAGTCAACGGATGTTGGTCGAGGTAAAGCTTAGTGTGTGAATGTGGATATAATAATAGACGGGCAGTAAATTGTCCCGGTGATGTTTCCTCAGATCTGCAGTGTAGACGTGTCATCGCGAAAATATGTGAAACTCATCAATCCTCATCACGTAGACAGATACGGGTACTTTACCTGTTTTGTACGCGTGCTCGACCAGCTTCTTGGCAATTCTGACGGAGCAGTTCTGGATGTCTTCCAGGGGAGGGTACAGGCTTCCCTGGTCGAGGTCTTTCTGAGTAACCATCTCTGCTAACGCCTGAAATAAACAATTCAATGGGTTAGGCAAATAACGGGTGTCCCTATAAGAACAATGGTAACTACCCCTTACGACGATACACCTACGATGCAATGAGGGATTCTCTAAATGTTTGACCCTATTTTAACGCTCTTTGGCgctcataaaaattaaaattcatatGTTTCCCTTAACCTATAACTAAGTAGGAAAGTAggaagtatataataataatacctaattagtaCTGACAAACACAGCAAATTGAGGAAAAAAACTGATATCTAGAACTTTTTGAACCTTGTCAGACTGTTTATCATAAAACAACAAGCTGCATCAGAACCGACCTCAGCGGAGAGCAGCAGGAAGTCCTCGGAGATGTCGACGATGCCGGCGCAGATGATGCCGAGCGCCAGCCCCGGGAAGATGTACGAGTTGTTGCCCTGCCCCGGCCGCAGCACCCGCCCGTCCTTGGCGCGGTAGTCCGGGAACGGGGAGCCGCTCGCGAAGATTGCACGGTCCTGCGTAGGAGGAATTAATACTTCAGTAAGTAGAACATAATTTAGAGGCTTGCAGTAGGAATATTCAGTACTTATAAAACACGCCGTAGACGAAACGCAAAAATAGATTTTTGCAACTTCTTACCTTTTCCACCTTTAGACCTCATCCGATCATCTTTGTTAGGGCGTCTAGGGCGGAAAATTCAACTCAATTGTATATACAATAGCAGGTTATTCAGATTTGGGAGCATATCAGTATCATAAATTCATAACCATGCCAAAGTCACCTCTCCACAAAAAATCGCATCGTCCATTTCGAAGCTACGTGACACTTATAAAGAAAGCATAGTCGCTTACATTGGTATTCGAGTAGGCGGCCTCGGCGGTGCACTCGGCCTTGCTGGTGGGGTTGGAGAGCGCGAAGATCACGGGCTTGTCGTTCAGCTCGCCCATGCGCTGCAGGATGGCCGGCGTGAACGCGCCCCCGATCGCCGCCGCGCCTGTCGGAACAAACACATGTTTGAAAACTTCATATTATATCGATATCGGTACCTATCCATAATTGACGGGACCTAAAGGTCGGTCAGTAGCCGACACCCTGATCTGTGGACCGCCCTACAGCACATAGGACCAACGACCACAGAGTATGCGGTAGTGGCTGAGTGAGGAACGCCGAGGATGGAGTGTTGTGACGTTGCTAGAGAGGCCTATTTGTTCAGCATTTAGTTTATGAACTCAACGATGTCCTGTGAACGATTACGCGCTGATGGCGATCGCCTCGGAGTTAACAGTTATTTACGTCCTCAGAAGGCCTTATCTGTAGATATCATGCCATACTGAACTCGGAATGTTAAATTATGCCGTATTCAGGATAAACTCATGCCGCCACTCACCAATGAGCACCGACGGCTTGGCAACATCGACGACCTCGGCCAACGTCTTCACCGGCGCGTGGTCCTGCGCCAGCTTGGCCTTGTGCTCGTTGACGCCGCCCTCGGGCCGGTTCTTCACGATCAGCCCCTTGGAGTCCACCATCCAGATCTTGCGGCGCGCGTCCGCGTCGGCCGTGCCCTCCGCCTTCATCGCCATCACGCACAGCTCCGCGATGCCGAGGGACGCCTGGGGTAATGGGGATTGTGGTTAGTTATCTAATTTTCTTATAAAAGTATCTAAGACTTCGTGCATAcgaaatttcatcaaaatccgTTCATTAGTCTTTTCGTGAACGGGTACAAAATGTTGCGTTATAATATCAGTGGCATAAAGAATATCATCTACTTATCGATTATTATTAGATTCCTAGATGATTTTGTTATTGCGTAAAGTTAGGTAATACAGGTAGAAATTTAGTGCCTATTGTACTTTTTACGCGCGTCTCTTATCATCATACGATGACGATATCTAAAACAAACCACAATGgctttatctatctattaaaCAACAGTTCAGTTGATTAGAATCAGCCGTACCTACATGATTATGTACGATATTATATCAACTGTGATTCAACAGATACGGACCACCGTAGCACATAAAACCTATGATATAGGTAGCAGGTGTGAATTTTTTTTGCTCATTCTTTAAATTCTATACCTTTTTTTTCCGAAACCAACGCATCAATTGAAGATATTCTCCATGCCTTAACCAGACCGGGAGGACCCAGGAGGTATACTAGTTAAAGTcatttttttatctcagatactaaattgacagattctgaaacGGTTCACCAACAGTCGattgtacggtcaggtgcagagacctgacccccctctcatagtaacaatgtttctgagaggggtcaggtcttTCTGCCCTTTACTGTACCTGTACCATGAATGTTCCGTGATTATGTGACggatcgttctattggcggaaTATTCGTgagacaatcgactgttgatgaaacGTTTCAAAATCTGACAATTAAGTATCTGAGAATAAAAAATGGACTTTAGTGAACCGGCTGGGTCCGAGGGTTGCAGGTGGCTCACCTCGCCGGCTCCCTGGAACACGATGGTGTTGTCGGAGAGCTTCTTGCCGGTGACGCGCAGGCTGGCCAGCAGCCCCGccaccgccaccgccgccgtgCCCTGGATGTCGTCGTTGAACGTGCAGTATCTGTAAGGGAGATAATGATTAAAGTATGCATATGAAAGAAGAGTATGCTCGTTCCTAGACTACACGTATATGAATAGAATGTTATCCGATTCCTCTGGTTTACTATCGTCATCGAACTGAGCGTGGCAATGCATAAGCATTATTGCGAGATTTGCGAGTCAGTGCAGTCCATGCGTATATCGTGCAAACCCCGCTCAAGTATTGACCAGTATTCCACCGTTGCGAGCTATACTTAGGCAGACCTttaaagtatataataatataataatcttCCCGAGAACATTAGAAAAGCCCCTTCTCGCCACATCTTCAAGCGACTAACCCGCGCTCACTATCTCAGCCAATTAAATAGATAGCATTTTCGTGTACCTGTctggatattatattattattttgtatttttatatattatatgtatacctattatagttatgtatcctttgtatataaatttatataagtattagaatgtatttttattatatatatttagataattattaagtgacgtgtttttagttctttcatctttcatgtttttttttttttgcacatctttgtaccagttttcctgtacctcctgtaggttggctggtagaaaatgctcttagcattaagcccaccttttgtacatttattttatatctgtgcaataaagaattaaataaataaataaagtatgcCAGTGCGGGCGAAATAATCGTACTGTTCATGCTACTTATAGGATTAATGGGGGATCTAAGACCAAACAAGCAACTCAAAACGCCCACTCACTTGCCGCGGTACTTCTCCAGAAGCCGGAAGGCGTTAGCATTCCCAAAGTCCTCGAACTGTATGAGGCAGTTCTGTCCGTAGCGGCGCACGACGGCGGTCATGAACTCGTCGATGAGCTCGTCGTAGGCGGCGCCCGTCACGCGCCGGTGCCGCAGCCCGATGTACAGCGGGTCGTCTAGCATCGCCTTGGTGTTGGTGCCCACGTCTGTAGGGATACCATAAAAATTGTTGTAGACACACGTAAATCGGGTGTAGTGAAATGATggttgaaataaatgaatacagAGTCGAATACAGAGCTTCAAACTAAGACgtgtttcatttatttcaatggTCCATTCAGAAACAACCTTAGCGGTGGTAATTTATCTGAAGGGTAGTTTTACTGGAGTAGACTGGACTTTCCATTCCATTACTGCTTGTTTCTATATTCTAGCTTCCCGAATTAGAATTTtcacatataaaaatatgccaGAATTAAAACCACAAATACTTGGAATTGGAACCATTTATCGGGCTGCATGATAGCTGTGTTAACAATTTCCACCAAACTTATTATGGCCTCTATAGTCGGCAGTTGAGTTCGCTGTAGACACCGTATTGACTCACCGATGGTGATGGGCAGGCACTGGTGTGGCTTGATGCCGGCGAGCGCGGTGTACAGCGCCAGCTTGCCCACGGGGATGCCCATGCCGCACGCGCCCAGGTCCCCGAGCCCGAGGATGCGCTCGCCGTCCGTCACCACGATCGCGCGCACGTCTGTCTCGGGCCTGGGGAATGAGAATTTTGTTTGAGATAATTATGACTAAATTGGTATTGGGGCACGCAAATTTTCATTCGAATTTAGAAATACATGCCTCAATCCTGACCTCTCATACCTGGCAGTTAGAAGCTGCCTGGCTCAAGTTGTCTTTAGTCTTGCATTTATTACGAAAACCCTAATAAGGTAAGTATACCCTGCTGGTAAATAATTTGCCATAATgtgtgtattataaattatcaaacctcataaacataaacataaacataattttattgtgcaataaaaaacttaacttaaatGGTGACGCCCTGACTCCTAAACTAGGAGCACCTGTATGTCAGGAGTCAGTGCCTTCCCAGAAATTGTACAGAAGTTTTGACGCtttatgaataattaatttattatgaataattaatttatatggttactaaacaatttaacaaagtatattgttagtttaattataattaacatgCATACatgcaaaattaaataaaaagtaatttaatctcattttaacaatattttgtgataggtataacattaatttgtagtaggtaggtagtaggtataacaataatttgcgattgtatgtaatgtaggtatatgtaattaactttaaagaaCAACAGCACTCtctgtaaaattattaaacataacaaaacaaaccaaCAGTTCTGAGCTTTTCTAAGTGAGTACCTCAAGAATGAAGATTTATATTCATATATCTCAAGTAGCAGAGATAAATGTACAAtaaacagttaaataaataaataacacagcCTAATAGatttaaaggtaagtaagATTGGGGCACCTCAGGACAGCAACAAGATTGTGCTTCAAAGTGACCATCCATAAACCATATCATAAACAAATGAATCTCTAAAGTATTGGCCACTAACCAGTTCTTCAAGATGTCGTAGACGTGTCCCTTGTCATTAATAGTGATGAAGAGTCCCCGGGGGCGGCGGTACACCAGCCCGTACTTCTGGCACGCGAGCCCCACGGTCGGCGTGTACACGATGGGCATCATGTCCGCCACGTTCTCGCCCACGAAGCGGTAGAACAGATGCTCGTTGCGGTCCTGGAAACAATTAAAGGGGTTTCGGTTAGGTACTGTAAAGTAAAACTAAAAAGTCCTGAAAACAGAAGTGGATTctaactataattatataattatttagtcgatctatgtattatatttatttaagtacaaatCCGTTAAACGCCATTATTAAtcggtaagtattttatttattaaatctactaatgtaaataaatatctttattgtcATGACTTTATATGTAGTTGGATTGTAACTTTTTTCACAGACGATTAGACGCTAAAAAGCATAAAGAGGAAGGAAATTAATACATTACTGTATCATTATGAAAGTAGTACTCGTATCGTTAtcttgtttcacaatgtagGTGACATGTGCACGTTAATGCATAATAGGTGGATTGGTAGGTATACTTTTAGATAATACTGTTATCAGAGTTGGCATGGCAatgtaaacaatttaaaaagcaGATCTCCACtaaaattgttattatcaTAACAGATGAGTTTTTTTGAACTCTAAGATGCAACCACCTGCTCACAAAAGCAACCCTGTGACAGCCAGAGTAGCTTGCTATAGGCATGGATTTTGCTCTCTTGTCATTATTATAACATTGTAAACCGCAATTGTTAGTACATGTGAACCATGAGATTTTTGCTTTAGGTAGTCAATCTGGGTACCCTGCTAACCTGCGGTACCGGAGCTGAAAAAAACTTAGCAATTCAAAGTGTACTCACCAACAGGCCCATGAGATAGATGTACTTGTTGAGCGGGTCCTCGTACCGCTCGATGGACAGCTTGCACAGCTGCACCTGCTCCTCCTGCGTCTTCACGCGCGCCGGCAGCAGCCCGTGGATGCCCAGCGTCTGGCGCTCCTCGATGGAGAACGCCATGCCCTGGGGATGGAGATGGGGAGCGGTCAGATACTAGTGGTTTAAGGATGTGTAGTGAAAGAAGAGTTTTCTTGGTATTATCCCCTTCTAGTTAATTGGAGATGTGGAGCGTTCAAATAACAGTGGTTAAAGGATGTGTAGTGAATGATGTGTTTTCTTTCTTGGAAACATCCCCTTctacttattatgtttcattgtCCGATTGCATCTaagattaaataatatatttaaatatatcatCTGTTTGGGATAAGATGTGGCTATAACTATAAAGCttgaaaaagtttatttacgCGCTATCTTTACTATGGGCTGTgttattaaacataaaataatattcttaaaGATTGTTAACTAATTAATAGTCATTGCGAATATTGCGATGCATATTCATTAACCATAACGcgtgtgtaaaaaaatattgttaacatCATGAAAAGTATATTGGGTAACACCTGAAATGTTACGTGTGCACAATGGATCTAATTTTAGTCATCAGCAAAACAACATTAGCTATACATCCAACTATACCTAATTCATAAGTTCGatatacgtaggtatttaGAACGTAAAAACATAAAGCTACGTTGTCCAAATTCAATACAGTCTGGCTGGATGGTGGATAGCATTATTAATCCAGGCATAGCCTTTGCCTGGATAGGAcatgtaataattatgtaataacaACGCAATCTTAGGGTTCTGTCCACCCGCCCGAATATctacgtaagtaggtacctacataggtactaagtggtttttatacataatgatTATATTAGTGTATGCCATATAATATCTAATGTACCTATACTAAGATTACTAAAGAAGTTGAATAAGTTTTTGAATGGTTATTAACGTTAGAATATTATTGGTAACCAACCTTCCTATGTGTATAAGTATATCGTTAGGTAATATGAATCATACAGCCAGTGCAGTTTTATGAATAATGTAAAAGTTCTGGCATTCATTATTTCTAcctaggtaataaaataagcgTGTCTTCCTTATTGGatttaaatctattaaaagtacttacttaacaaTAACTTACTCGCATTCTTGTCATGGTTTTAAGTTCGTATCTTAAAGTCCCTCTAATGGACCCCTGAATTATATTAattctacatattttttcaatcaGCTTCCATGGTTTAACGTTGCCGATGTAAAGATTagaacatttataaaatactagctgttcccgcgagcttcgcttcgccttaaaaagttttcccgtgggaattccgggattaaaagtagcctatgttctttctcagggtctagaccatatgtataccaaatttcattcaaatccgttcagtagtatcggcgtgaaagagtaacagacagacagacagacagacacagttactttcgcatttataatattagttaggattttttgttatatcGCTGTTATTGAGTTGGTTGAATACATATATAcgacctacatacataatggaGGTACATTATTTCAATGTGTTAATTGTCGCACGGAAATAACAGAAAAGTGGTGTTGGTAGTAACCAAATGGTGACGTCAGCAAGGTGACCGCTCACCGCAACCTCCAC includes:
- the LOC105382451 gene encoding NADP-dependent malic enzyme isoform X1, whose protein sequence is MDGGFLSRKVKSEARFDARQMRPTPGNMNGAGGWLGNRRSETAMSPPVNKSGAALGGVKQSLSGSGGKCTSDMERDRLGLWGIGDGQSVSRLSGLDRLKHPGLNKGMAFSIEERQTLGIHGLLPARVKTQEEQVQLCKLSIERYEDPLNKYIYLMGLLDRNEHLFYRFVGENVADMMPIVYTPTVGLACQKYGLVYRRPRGLFITINDKGHVYDILKNWPETDVRAIVVTDGERILGLGDLGACGMGIPVGKLALYTALAGIKPHQCLPITIDVGTNTKAMLDDPLYIGLRHRRVTGAAYDELIDEFMTAVVRRYGQNCLIQFEDFGNANAFRLLEKYRGKYCTFNDDIQGTAAVAVAGLLASLRVTGKKLSDNTIVFQGAGEASLGIAELCVMAMKAEGTADADARRKIWMVDSKGLIVKNRPEGGVNEHKAKLAQDHAPVKTLAEVVDVAKPSVLIGAAAIGGAFTPAILQRMGELNDKPVIFALSNPTSKAECTAEAAYSNTNDRAIFASGSPFPDYRAKDGRVLRPGQGNNSYIFPGLALGIICAGIVDISEDFLLLSAEALAEMVTQKDLDQGSLYPPLEDIQNCSVRIAKKLVEHAYKTGKASVQPQPLDTEAFIRAQMYDTTYPAAVPPVYSWPADSAPRVDAL
- the LOC105382451 gene encoding NADP-dependent malic enzyme isoform X2 — translated: MPCPCEKSGQYCPACPVSVDQGSETAMSPPVNKSGAALGGVKQSLSGSGGKCTSDMERDRLGLWGIGDGQSVSRLSGLDRLKHPGLNKGMAFSIEERQTLGIHGLLPARVKTQEEQVQLCKLSIERYEDPLNKYIYLMGLLDRNEHLFYRFVGENVADMMPIVYTPTVGLACQKYGLVYRRPRGLFITINDKGHVYDILKNWPETDVRAIVVTDGERILGLGDLGACGMGIPVGKLALYTALAGIKPHQCLPITIDVGTNTKAMLDDPLYIGLRHRRVTGAAYDELIDEFMTAVVRRYGQNCLIQFEDFGNANAFRLLEKYRGKYCTFNDDIQGTAAVAVAGLLASLRVTGKKLSDNTIVFQGAGEASLGIAELCVMAMKAEGTADADARRKIWMVDSKGLIVKNRPEGGVNEHKAKLAQDHAPVKTLAEVVDVAKPSVLIGAAAIGGAFTPAILQRMGELNDKPVIFALSNPTSKAECTAEAAYSNTNDRAIFASGSPFPDYRAKDGRVLRPGQGNNSYIFPGLALGIICAGIVDISEDFLLLSAEALAEMVTQKDLDQGSLYPPLEDIQNCSVRIAKKLVEHAYKTGKASVQPQPLDTEAFIRAQMYDTTYPAAVPPVYSWPADSAPRVDAL
- the LOC105382451 gene encoding NADP-dependent malic enzyme isoform X3, which produces MGNSASVKLNDKKRWQSETAMSPPVNKSGAALGGVKQSLSGSGGKCTSDMERDRLGLWGIGDGQSVSRLSGLDRLKHPGLNKGMAFSIEERQTLGIHGLLPARVKTQEEQVQLCKLSIERYEDPLNKYIYLMGLLDRNEHLFYRFVGENVADMMPIVYTPTVGLACQKYGLVYRRPRGLFITINDKGHVYDILKNWPETDVRAIVVTDGERILGLGDLGACGMGIPVGKLALYTALAGIKPHQCLPITIDVGTNTKAMLDDPLYIGLRHRRVTGAAYDELIDEFMTAVVRRYGQNCLIQFEDFGNANAFRLLEKYRGKYCTFNDDIQGTAAVAVAGLLASLRVTGKKLSDNTIVFQGAGEASLGIAELCVMAMKAEGTADADARRKIWMVDSKGLIVKNRPEGGVNEHKAKLAQDHAPVKTLAEVVDVAKPSVLIGAAAIGGAFTPAILQRMGELNDKPVIFALSNPTSKAECTAEAAYSNTNDRAIFASGSPFPDYRAKDGRVLRPGQGNNSYIFPGLALGIICAGIVDISEDFLLLSAEALAEMVTQKDLDQGSLYPPLEDIQNCSVRIAKKLVEHAYKTGKASVQPQPLDTEAFIRAQMYDTTYPAAVPPVYSWPADSAPRVDAL